Proteins encoded within one genomic window of Nitrospirota bacterium:
- a CDS encoding cysteine desulfurase: MNRIYLDHAATTPIRPEVIEAMQPYFSNFFGNPSSLHYFGKETANAIKDAREKIAAIIGARWDEIVFVSGGTESDNLAIFGTAFANRDKGRHIITSCIEHHAVLEPCRFLEREGWKVTYLPVDRYGMVNPEDVKDAITDETFLISIMHANNEIGTIQPMKEIGAIAKERGVIFHSDAVQTFSHIHVNVDELNVDLLSFSGHKFYGPKGIGGLYVRKGTAISPHIHGGYQEFKLRAGTENVAGIVGVAKAVQLASLEMVAQTAYVMSLRDRLVESILEIDGIKLNGHPGNRLPNNINITVDFVDGEAMLINLDFKGIAVSTGSSCRSAIKGPSHVLTAIGRTYEEARSAVRITLGKDNTEKEIVYFIEVFKDILTNLRKMSPVYQKQ, encoded by the coding sequence ATGAACAGAATATACCTTGACCATGCAGCGACTACTCCAATAAGGCCGGAAGTTATTGAGGCTATGCAGCCTTATTTCAGCAATTTCTTTGGGAATCCATCGAGCCTCCATTATTTCGGGAAGGAGACTGCAAATGCTATTAAAGACGCAAGAGAGAAGATTGCGGCAATAATAGGGGCGCGTTGGGATGAGATTGTCTTTGTAAGCGGCGGGACAGAATCGGACAATCTTGCCATATTCGGTACCGCCTTTGCGAACAGGGATAAGGGAAGGCATATAATAACATCATGTATTGAACATCATGCTGTTCTTGAACCATGTCGCTTCCTTGAGAGGGAGGGATGGAAGGTCACGTATCTTCCGGTAGACAGATATGGGATGGTAAATCCTGAAGATGTAAAAGATGCAATTACTGATGAGACATTTTTAATCTCAATTATGCATGCTAATAATGAAATAGGCACTATTCAGCCTATGAAGGAGATAGGGGCAATTGCAAAGGAGAGGGGTGTCATATTTCATTCAGATGCTGTTCAGACGTTTTCCCATATTCATGTAAATGTTGACGAACTTAATGTAGACCTGCTTTCTTTCTCCGGTCATAAATTCTATGGTCCTAAAGGTATCGGTGGTCTTTATGTAAGAAAAGGTACTGCAATATCTCCTCATATACATGGGGGGTATCAGGAGTTTAAACTCAGGGCCGGTACAGAAAATGTTGCAGGGATTGTAGGTGTTGCAAAGGCAGTACAGCTTGCATCTCTTGAGATGGTTGCACAGACCGCTTATGTAATGTCCCTGAGGGACAGGCTTGTTGAGTCCATTCTTGAGATAGATGGTATTAAACTTAACGGGCATCCAGGGAACAGGCTCCCCAATAATATAAATATTACTGTTGATTTTGTTGACGGAGAGGCAATGCTGATAAACCTTGATTTCAAAGGTATTGCAGTATCCACAGGCTCTTCATGCAGGTCTGCGATTAAAGGGCCGTCACATGTGTTAACCGCTATCGGCAGGACGTATGAAGAGGCGAGGAGCGCCGTTAGAATCACACTCGGTAAGGATAACACTGAAAAAGAGATTGTCTACTTTATTGAGGTTTTTAAAGATATTTTAACTAACCTGAGAAAGATGTCGCCGGTGTATCAAAAGCAGTGA
- the queA gene encoding tRNA preQ1(34) S-adenosylmethionine ribosyltransferase-isomerase QueA, with amino-acid sequence MTYTLSDFDYTFDPSLIAQYPLPERDSSRLLVLDRKHNRIEHRRFYEIGEYLREGDMLIVNNTRVIPCRLIGKKEHTGGMTELLLIKRIEEDVWEVMLKGRAKKGNKIIFSSSLNCDVQDRRDARKDEYTIVKFNYYGDWDTILSETANIPIPPYIRRKPVEGDKEWYQTVFALYKGSIAAPTAGLHFTEKLLFDLKSKGIIIAAVTLHVGVGTFKPVNVESIDDHKMHPEYFDVSKELADTIRRVKANGGRIIAVGTTSVRALEHAAISGEVMAGKGETGIFIHPGFKFNVIDAMVTNFHLPKSTLLMLVMALAGREGILTAYSEAVSLRYRFYSYGDAMLIL; translated from the coding sequence ATGACATATACATTATCAGATTTTGATTATACATTTGATCCTTCACTCATAGCACAGTATCCACTGCCTGAACGGGATAGCTCAAGGCTATTGGTTTTAGATAGAAAGCACAATAGGATTGAACACAGGAGGTTCTACGAAATAGGTGAGTATCTGAGAGAAGGTGATATGCTCATTGTGAATAATACCCGTGTAATCCCTTGCAGGCTTATCGGTAAGAAAGAGCATACCGGCGGGATGACCGAACTTCTGCTGATAAAAAGGATTGAAGAAGATGTTTGGGAAGTAATGTTAAAGGGAAGAGCAAAGAAAGGTAATAAGATCATTTTCTCTTCCTCATTAAATTGTGATGTGCAGGACCGTAGAGATGCCCGTAAAGATGAATATACAATCGTTAAGTTTAATTATTACGGTGACTGGGATACAATACTTTCAGAAACCGCTAACATACCCATTCCCCCTTATATAAGGAGGAAACCGGTTGAAGGAGATAAGGAATGGTATCAGACGGTTTTCGCCTTATATAAAGGTTCTATTGCAGCGCCGACTGCCGGGCTGCATTTTACAGAAAAATTGCTGTTTGATTTAAAATCAAAAGGTATTATAATAGCCGCTGTTACGCTGCATGTCGGTGTAGGGACATTTAAACCTGTTAATGTTGAAAGTATTGATGATCATAAAATGCATCCTGAATATTTTGATGTCAGTAAAGAGCTTGCTGATACCATAAGAAGGGTTAAAGCAAACGGTGGAAGGATAATTGCCGTCGGCACTACATCAGTCCGTGCATTGGAACATGCGGCAATAAGCGGAGAGGTAATGGCCGGAAAAGGTGAAACCGGCATATTTATTCATCCCGGATTTAAATTTAATGTTATAGATGCAATGGTAACCAACTTTCACCTTCCTAAATCAACCCTTTTAATGCTTGTAATGGCATTAGCAGGGAGGGAAGGTATATTAACTGCATATTCAGAGGCAGTCTCATTGCGTTACCGTTTTTATAGTTATGGTGACGCAATGTTGATTTTATAA
- a CDS encoding SPOR domain-containing protein, with translation MRNFRNSGTRFGKRDSGFNPRYLFFLIIAAAIIVTIAVTVSKVKTKTLASDITPGKILLKEIGQTRKAPHTEDNSGVKPLDGQADGQVNNDKKEGETTPDSFTFYKSLNGREGKIIPLSGAVEKAEKEKKGEDAEVKTIQPEKILQVEEKIDKNIEKIVKKENIFSVQIAAFSSESTASDIINRLKQFGHSPYLVREEDKNGKKLIKVRVGRFASMTEAQSVANALKKDGYDTYVIKN, from the coding sequence TTGAGAAATTTCAGAAATAGTGGAACAAGGTTCGGGAAAAGGGACAGCGGTTTTAATCCAAGATATTTGTTTTTTTTAATAATTGCTGCGGCAATAATTGTGACTATTGCGGTGACTGTTTCAAAAGTAAAGACAAAGACCCTTGCTTCTGATATTACCCCGGGAAAGATACTTCTAAAAGAGATTGGACAGACAAGGAAGGCTCCACACACTGAAGATAACAGCGGAGTTAAGCCATTAGATGGTCAGGCAGATGGTCAGGTTAATAATGATAAGAAAGAGGGAGAAACGACGCCGGATTCTTTTACCTTCTATAAATCCCTGAACGGCAGGGAAGGTAAGATTATTCCTTTGAGCGGCGCTGTTGAAAAGGCTGAAAAAGAGAAAAAGGGTGAAGATGCAGAGGTAAAGACTATTCAGCCGGAAAAGATTTTGCAGGTAGAAGAGAAGATAGATAAAAATATTGAGAAGATTGTAAAAAAAGAAAATATTTTTTCAGTTCAAATAGCTGCATTCAGCAGTGAGTCAACAGCAAGCGATATTATCAACAGGCTGAAACAATTCGGTCATTCCCCTTATCTTGTAAGAGAAGAGGATAAGAATGGAAAGAAATTAATAAAGGTTCGAGTCGGAAGATTCGCTTCAATGACAGAAGCCCAGTCAGTAGCAAATGCATTGAAGAAAGATGGATATGATACGTATGTAATAAAGAATTAA